A segment of the Vibrio parahaemolyticus genome:
CAAATAATGACGAAGAACTACAAGATATGTCTGACCCACTTGCGGTTTACACCCAAGCGGGCTTTGGTATTACTGACAAAGGCGCGAACATCAAAATCGGTCAAACTTACCAATCTAGCCAGCCTGGCACCATGGCGATGAACATCATCGAAATGAAAGGCATTGGTGGTGAGCTATTTGGCATTCGCGACAATGACGATCCAATGTATGCCAATGTTGATGACAGCATTGACTCTTTCCGACTACGTAATTTCCAAGTAGAAGTCGCAAAAGGTCTAGGCCGTCAATTGGATGTAAACTACGATGTTGATAACGATAAATTAGATGCATCTTACAGCTTTATTCAAGGCCTACCTAAGTTTGGTATGTTGCAGCTATTTCCTTTGGCTGGTGCGGGTGTCACTATTGCTAATGATTTTAGTGGTGATGACAAAGGTTATGAAATTCCAGGTATTTTCACCGTTGTCGGTATGTACTCAAAAATTGAATTAACCGATAAAATCTGGATTAACTACAACCCAATGTATATGCATACACTGTCAGGGTCTAGTCAATATAAAGATACTTATTACGCGGGTGAAGATAATATCTTAACTCATGAGTTTGCGTTGTCTTATCAAATTAATCCTCGCGCAAATATTCGTTACTTTGCAAACTGGAATGAGCACGTTAATTTCGGTGATGGTGATCACCGTATCGAATTTAACTACCAATTCTAACTCCCTCGTTTATTTCCAGAATGGAAAGTGTGTTTATCCATATATTTAAATATTTAGGCTAGGGCACTTTCTACATAAAGTAGGTTTATCATGAAAGCCAAATATAAATTTGCGTTGGTATCTATTGCTATATCTTCTGCATTACTATCAGGATGCAAAACTGGCGATATCGCAACGAAAACTGCCCAAGAACCCTCTGTTGAAACCGTTACCCTAACCGAAACAAAAATCACTCCTTATCATACTTTTATCGGTCGAACTGAAGCGGTAAATGACGTTGATATTATGCCTCGAGTCGGTGGCGAATTAACCGCGATTCATTTTAAAGATGGCGATATGGTCGAAAAAGGCCAATTGCTGTTTGAAATCGACGACCGTCCTTACAAAGCGGCACTGGCGTATGCAAAAGCGTCGTTGCAAAAAGCAAAAGCACAACTCGTTCAAACTACGCGTGATGCAGAACGTGTGAAGAAACTCATCAAAGATAAAAGCATCAGTGAGCAGCAATACGATGACGCCATTGCCGCGCACGCCGCAGCGATTGCTTCGGTAGAAGAGGCGAAAGCGACGCTGGTTTCAGCAAGGCTCGATCTTGAGTTTAGCTCTGTGCGTGCTCCTTTCTCTGGCCGCGTGGGTTTCAGCAACTTCCGAGTGGGTGACCGTATTTCGAAAATTCAACTCGTTCCTCTTGTTTCGATCACTCAAATCGACCCAATTCGCTTTGGCTTTGATGTGGATGAGAAGCTCTACCGCCGAGTAAGAAGTGCCATTGATGTGGCTCATCGTAACGATGACAAACTGGATGTTTATTTAACACTGACGCTTTCAGACGGTTCATTGTATCCACTTGATGGCAAGATCTACGCCGTTGGCAACAAGATCGATTTAGAAACAGGCTCAATTCGAGCAGAAGCACAATTTGATAACCCAACTTACGCGCTAATGCCGGGTGAATATGGCAACTTGACCATCAAGCTGCGCAACAAAACCATTGATGGTTTGCTTATCCCATCGGCGGCTGTTCAGCAAGACCAAGCGGGTGACTACGTCATGGTGGTTGGTGATGATCACGTGGTGTCTCGTCGTAACGTTGAACTCGGTCAGACCTACGGTGTGAAACGTGCTGTGCTGACTGGTTTGGCGGCTAACGAAAAAGTCATCGTCAATGGTCTACAAAAAGTGCGTCCGGGCGCAACGGTGAAAGACGTTGAACTACAGAGTGAACAAGGCTGAGTGAGTACTGATGTTAAGTAAATTTTTCATTCACCGGCCGAAGTTTGCTTTGGTGATCTCACTGGCGATGACATTGATGGGTATGATCGCCCTGAAAGTCTTGCCAATTTCTGAGTATCCTCAAATCTCTCCGACGGTAATTACGGTGAGCACCATGTATCCGGGTGCAAACGCGAACGTGGTTAAAAAGACGGTTGCACAGCCGATAGAAGCCAAAGTCAACGGCGTTGAAGACATGATTTACATGTCTTCTGTGATTGGTAACGATGGTTCATACACACTACGTATCTATTTTCGAGTGGGCGCAGATGGCGATATGGCGCAGGTTCGTGTGAACAACTTGGTGGCGCAAGCGACGTCGTCTCTACCACAAGAAGTAAACCAAATCGGTGTGACGGTTAAGAAGAAATCTTCCGATATGCTGGGCGTTATTACACTGCGTTCTCCGAAACAGTCTCACGATAGTATCTACCTCTCTAACTATGCGGATCTCAATATTGTTGAGCGTTTAAAACGTATCGAAGGTATGAGTGACATTACGCTGCTGGGTAAGAAAGACTACTCAATGCGTATTTGGTTGAACCCAAATAAACTGGCCACCTTGAAGCTTTCCGCTAGTGATGTTATTGGCGCAATTAAAACGCAAAACATCCAAGTGGCGGCGGGTAAGATCGGTGGTATGCCAGCTCCGGGTGACCAGCAATATCAATATGTTTTGCAAACCAAAGGTCGCCTTACTTCTGCGGAAGAGTTCGAGAACATCATCATCCGCGCGAGCAAGAAAGGTTCTTTGATTCGCTTGAAAGATGTGGCTCGTGTGGAAGTTGGCGCACAAGGTTACGAAGCTGATGGTCGTATGAATAACGAACCAGCCGCCGTTCTGGCCTTGTACCAGTTGCCGACAGCGAACGCGCTAGACGTGATGGAACGCGTGAAAGAGGCCATGAAAGAGTACGAGAAATCGTTCCCAGATGATTTGGTCTACGACATCGCTTATGACTCTACCGAATACGTAGAGACATCGATTGATGAAGTGTATGAGACGCTGGTGATTGCGGTACTTCTTGTAACCTTCGTGGTGTACGTTTTCTTGCAGAACTGGCGAGCGACCATCATTCCAACCTTAGCGATTCCGGTTTCCATCATTGCGACGTTCGCAATCATGGGCGTGATGGGCATGACCATTAACACGATCTCGTTGTTTGGCTTGATCCTCGCCATCGGTATCGTGGTGGACGATGCGATCATCGTGGTGGAGAACGTGGAGCGGGTTATCCATGAAGAGCATTTAGACCCGATTCCGGCCACGATCCAAGCTATGAAAGAAGTGACGGGTCCAGTATTGGCAACAACGCTTATTTTGTTGGCGGTATTCGTACCGGTTGCGCTATTGCCGGGTATTTCTGGTCGAATGTTCAACCAGTTCGCGGTCACCATCTGTGTGTCGGTGCTGATCTCTGCGATCAACGCATTAACGTTAACGCCAGCGCTTTGTGCGTTGATGTTGAAATCTACTCACTCGCAACCTATTGCGCCTTTGCGTGCGTTTAACCGCGGTTTTGAAGCAATAACGCGCAAATACCAAGGTTTAGTTGGCTTCTTGAGCCGTCGTATTGTGCTGAGTATCGGTGTGTATGGCGCGCTTATTGCGGTGCTGGCGTTTGCGTTCATGACCGTACCTTCTTCTTTCGTACCGAACGAAGATAAAGGCGTGTTCATGGTCGAAATGCGTTTGCCAGATGCAGCAGCATTGCAGCGTACTGCGCCATTAATGAAGAAGTACGTTGATGAGCTAAAACAGATGGAAGGTGTGGAGAACGTGGTTTCGGTTGCGGGCTTCTCGGTAATTAACATGGCGTCGATTCCAAACTCGGGCATGTTGATCATCAAACTGGATAACTGGAGCAAACGTAAAGACCCTGAGCTACACCAACGCGCATTGATGAATAAAGTTAACCAAATGCTGAACTCAACGCCAGATGCCGCTTCGTTCGTTTTCGCGACGCCGGCAATCAAAGGCATGGGTGCGGTGGATGGTTTCAACCTTGTGCTGCAAGACAACTTGGGCCGTTCTCCACAAGAGTTGGCAAAAACAACCGCTGATTTTGTTGCCCAAATCAATCAACTGCCTGAAGTGGCGCGTGCGTTCTCGATTTTCCGTGCGAACATTCCGCAACGTTACATTGATATTGACCGCGATAAAGCGATTTCGATGGGCGTACCGTTGAATGAAATCTTCAGCACACTGCAAGCACAGTTGGGCGGCGCCTACATTTCTGACTTCAACTTGTTTGGTCGTTCGTACCAAGTGAAAGTGCAAGCAGAAGAGCAATACCGTGACAACATCGACGACATCGACCATCTGTTTGTTCGCTCAAGCTCTGGAAAAATGGTGTCACTGGCAACGCTAGTGAAAGTGAAGCCGATCTTCGGCCCTGATACCTTATCGAACTACAACATGTTCAGTTCTGCAACCGTGAACGGTGCGCCAGCGCCAGGTTACAGCTCGGGTGATGTTGTAAAAGCCATTGAAAAACTGGCTGCGGAATCTTTGCCAAGTGGTTACTCGTACGAGTGGTCAGGCATGACTTACCAAGAGATGAAAGCAGGCAACATGGCGCCAATCGCGTTCGCATTGTCTTTGCTGTTCACCTACTTGTTCTTGGTGGCTCAGTACGAAAGTTGGACTATTCCTGCTGCGGTAATGATGGCGGTTCCAGTCGCGATTCTCGGCGCAATGGGCACGCTACTGCTGGTGGGACAACCGTTCGATTTGTACGTGCAGATTGGTGTGGTCATCTTGATCGGTATGTCCGCCAAAGTGGCGATTCTTATCGTGGAATTTGCCAAAGTTCTGCGAGAAGAAAAGGGCTTATCCATCATTGATGCTGCCAAAGAAGCTGCTCGAATTCGTTTCCGTGCAGTACAGATGACCGCATTCGCCTTCATCTGGGGGGTATTCCCGTTGGTGATTGCATCGGGTGCTGGTGCGGCATCTCGTCACTCACTGGGCTTTGCGGTATTCGGCGGCATGATTCTCTCTACGTTTGTAGGCACGTTGCTGACGCCGGTGTTCTTCGTGATGATGCAATCTCTGCGCGAGAAGTTTAAGCGAAAGAAACCCACTGAACTTGAGGTGAGCGAGCAATAACGCTGATTTCAACTGACTCCACAACACCCCCACGCTGTGTGCGATTGGCCAATGCCTTTCATTGATATACAACCACCGTCGCAGCGTGGGTTCCCCTAACAATAATAGGTTTTAGCATGAAAAATCTTTCAAAAATCGTCGTAGCGAGCTCTCTACTGACGTGTGCTGCTGCGCAAGCGGGTGGGTTATACCTTTACGAAACTACAGCATCGGATATTGGTTTGGCATCCGCTGGTATGGCGGCTCGTGCGCAAGATGCCTCAGTAATGGCAGCAAACCCGGCTGGTCTGGCGAATGTTTCTGGTAAATCTTTCTCTGGTAACCTGATTGGCCTTTACGGTGACGCGCAACTAGACACGATGACTGGCGATGCGGGCAACGTGATTGGTTTTGTTCCTATGGCGTCGGCATTTTACAGCCAACAAGTGAACGACAAATGGACGCTGGGTATTGGTCTGTATGGCAACTACGGTCTTGGCCTCGAGTACGAAGGTCTTTTGGGGGATCATTTAGATATTCCTACAGCAACGACGCAAGCCTTAACCATTCAACCTTCCGCTTCTTACCGCATCAATGATCACTGGTCTGTGGGTGCGGCGCTTGGCATTCAGTACGGTATGTATGAAGTGGAAACGAAGGGAGCCTTGAACTTCAATGACGAAGACCAAGATACTCAGCTCAACGGCCGAGTAGGTGTACTTTATGAGGCAACACCAGGCACGCGTCTTGGCCTGTCTTACTCTTCTGAAACCGAATTTGAATTCGACAATAGCAACTCCATTGCTCCGCAACAACTGATCTTCAGTGCTTACCACGAAGTGAATGATGACCTAGCAGTGATGTGGAACGTGAACTGGCAAGACTGGAGCGAATACACAACCACGCTTAAGGCTGCAGATTTGGTCGATGTAGAGACACAAGACACTTACCAAATCGCATTGGGTACTCAGTACAAACTGAATGAAAAAATGATGTGGAATGCAGGTTTTGCATTCGATACCAGCATGTATGAAAGCCAATCAAACGGTGACATTACCGTTCCTACTGGCAAGGCGTACCGCATTGGTACAGGTATTGATTACAAATTGGATTCAGAAAACTCAATTGGTTTCGCGTTTGAAGCGATCTTGATGGAATCGTCAGAAACGCCACGCTTACAAGCTGGCTTTGATGAGCCTGCTCTGTACTTCATGAGCATGAGCTACAACTGGAAAAACTAATCATTCCTAATCGCTAAAACGCCTTCCTTACAGGCCATTCTACCCTAACTACCTGCACTGGATGCTGTCATGCCATCTAAGGTAGTTAGGGCGCTTCTGTCACATCCAGTGAGTGATGATTCAAAAAGTATCTGCGCAGCTAAGTGCGGGTATTCAACATCTCAAAGGACTAAAAAATGAAAAATAAACTAGCGTTAGTGTGTACGACTTTGTTGGTCAGTACGCTGGCTCATGGTGCCGAGCATCGAGTAAAAGACAATAAAAACAAGTTGGCGGATGACCCAACAAAAGTCATCACGAAATTTGGCGCGTCGTACGCAAACAACTACGATTTTGATGATCAAAACATCTCATTCTCGGGCTCACTTGCGCTTGACCAAGCGCGCAAAATTAACCTGCGTATCAATGATGATGCGAGCGAGTGGCGTATTGGTGGCTCGTGGTTGTTTCCGGTCGGTATCGTGAACTTCAACTTCGGTAAAAATGAATACGTAAACGGCGCGGATCAAACCAACTACAGCGTTGGTACCTTTATGCCGCTAAGTTATTTCGGGATTGAGCCAGCTGGCTTCCAAATTTTCCCAATGGCAGGCTATACGTACAACACTGGTGATGTTCCTGTTTGTGACGGTGCAGAAAGTAGCCACTGTAGCGAGCCTAACTTTACGGGCACGCCAAGTGCAGAGAATGGCTTCAATATGATGAGCTCTTCAGGCAGCAGCGGTTACGTTGGTGCATTTGCGCTGAAATCGTTTACCAAAGAACTGACGTTAATCAGCTTCGCCGCGGGCACTTACGGCTCAGAAAACAGTGAAGGAGAGAACTACAAAGGCTTCTTTGGTGGTATGGGCCTTGGTTACCTTGTGAACAAACGCCACTCGTTTAACGTAATGACGTTTGTCATGGACAACAACACCTATCTGGATGAAGCAGACAAGCGTGTTGCGGTATCGTACCAATATCAATTTGAATAATGGAAACACAGCGCTAATGCGTTTGTGACGTCTAGTCCGTCAACACAAGCAAGCCTGTGATTCGAGCGTGTCACTGACATTATTTCAGCCCTTGCTCAGCGATGAATACTGAGGAAATTCTCAAGCAGCAATGCGAGAGATAGCACAGCATGAATAACGCCAGTGATAACGTTCAATCGGTTTACGCTTGTTCTTCAATACTCTTCTGGTATTGATGTTTCAAAACGTACATGCGCTTCACGTCACGATAGCTGCCATTAATGAAGTACTCTTCGATAAGATGGCCTTCCTCAATAAAGCCGCACTTTTTATACAGATGGATGGCAACTTCGTTCTCAACCGCAACCAATAGGTAGATTTTGCGTAAGTTTAGGATGGAGAAAGAGTAATCCAATGCGCGATGAATCATTTCCATCGCATAACCACGGCCTTGATGGTCTGGCGCGATGATGATTTGAAATTCCGCACTGCGGTGGATGTAGTTGATTTCAATCAGCTCCACCAAACCAATCAAAATGCCGTCAGCGTCTTCAACGACAAAGCGTCGTTCTGCGTCATCGTGAATGTGTTTACGGTAAAGTTCTTCGAGCTCGTCATAGGACTCGTAAGGTTCTTCAAACCAGTAGGCCATGATATTGCGATTGTTGTTGAGTTCGTGGATAAAACGCAAATCAGAGCGTTCTAACGCACGCATTTTTAGGCCTTTTTTCATCCTGCTTCTCCAATGAGTGGGAGGGAAAATCCTCCCCGGTTGATGCTAGAAAATCTTAACGTATCTTAGGGAAAACACCTCGCATATTTTCATCAACTTTGTCATTTGTATCAACGGATATTTGACCTGCGTCAAACTTTGTAAGTTGCTAAAATCATTAATAATACTCGTTAATCCAGACGATAAAAAAGCTGATTAGTAAGGGAGGCTGATTTCATATTAAATACCGCGCAACGACTTCGTGTCTTAATCTAAACAAACAAGGTATTCAATATGTTTTCAATCGGTGACGTAGTAGTAGCGACTAAAGGTGTCGAGCAAGGCGAAATGGTTGTTACAGGTTTAAGCAGCGGCGGTTTTTACGCTCACGTTAAAGCTGGCGAAAAGACGCTAACTTACCCTGCTAAAGATCTTAAGAAAGCATAATTCAATTTGCTGACTTCTTAATCCCAAGTCAGCGCAAGGTGATTCACTCCTCATCTTGAATTTACTTGGGAATCGCAAAGGTAGCGCATCAGTCGCTACCTTTTTTATTGTTGATTCATCATCTCACTCATTGCTCATTCGATACGCCTTGATGCTCGCTGTGGTTGATTTCTACGCGATTTCTCCCGGTTTCTTTCGCTTTGTATAACGCTAAATCAGCACGTTTCACTAACGGCTCAAAAGAATCATCCAAGCCACACACTTGAGTTACCCCAATACTGGCGGTGAATGTCATATCACGCCCTGAATATCGAATCGTCGTGGTTTCTAAGGCATTTCGGATGGTTTCTAACGTATCCATTGCTTCTTGAGAAGAGCGGCTTCTCAGGACGATAGCAAATTCTTCACCACCGACACGAGCAAGCAGGTCGCATTCTCGTAAATGCCCTTTAATGGTATTGGCAGCATGGATGAGAGATTTGTCGCCAGCGTCGTGCCCAAACTTGTCATTCAGTTTTTTAAAGTTATCTAAATCCAAAATCGCGACGTGGAATTTGATCCCTTGCGTGCGAAATTCAGAAAGACGATGCTCAATTTGACGCATGAATTCTCTGCGGTTTGGAATGCCAGTAAGATCGTCTGTGGTGGCGAGGTGCTCCATTTTCATGATCTGAATATGCAGTGCAATGTTCAACGCTATCCAGTTGGCAATGCATTGCAACTGTGCTGCTTGTTCCTTGGTATAAAAATGGGTTTGATGATGCGCGACGTTAAGCGTGCCCAAGCACATTTGACCATGCATCAGCGGCGCATCCATACACGTGCCCATACCGCTGGAGGTCAACATGACGCAATCTAGCTCGTCAGATTGAGAAACGTCGTCACAAATGATCAGTTGTTGGTTTTTGAACACACGCCCGACGAAGGCTTGTTCAATCGGCACGAGAAAATCGGCAGGAATCGCTTTATTGCCGGAAAAAGAGTAGACCTTGAGGTAGTCACTGTTTTCGTACAGCGTAATGCTGGTGCGGTCAGATTCAAAAATCCGATTGATCCATTCTGCGACAGTATCGAGCACCTGCTGTAACGTCTGTGATTGAGCCAAAAAGTGAACAAAGCCGATCGGTAAACATATTGGGCTTTCCATGTTTTGCGTCGACAAGTCATTTGGGTCAAAAGTTCTTTCAAGTCTCAATAGCCATCTCCCTAGACATTCCTCTAAATGTAAACAATAAGTAACACGCAGCTATTTTCAAGAAAAATACGTTCCTTTAACAGAGTATGGTTTATTTCTCGCCACTTGTGAGTGTCAGGTTGCTTAATGTGAGCTTGAACTCATGTCTAAACCGATAATTTTTATGCCTAATTAGCAAGAGGTGACCATTCGGTAAAGCGTAGCGAAGACAGCAAGAATAAGAGAGATTTGTTAAGCATTTGAGAGAGCAGGTAAGAAAAAGCCCCTCTGAATGAGAAGGGCTTGGTTGCTCGAGTTCGAGCTTAACTTTCTTTGTAGTGCTCTAAAATCAGTTGGCTGATTTGCGCGATCAGTTGATCGCGAGCTTGAAGCGAAAGGTCTGTGTCTGTGACGTAAATACTGATGTAAACCGGCTTGTAGTTGTCTTTCCAAATCATCGCGCTAATGCCGCGTGAACCGTAGTTACCTGCGCCAGAGCGGTCTGCAATCGACCAGCCTTTTGGCAGAACAGAGCGCATGAGCGAATCCGATACTTTGTTGTCTTGCATCCAGATTTTCAGCTGTGTGCGTGACTCGTAAGATAGGGCGTTATCTTCCATCAAGGTATGTAGGGTGTTTACCATGGCGTTAGGCGTTGTGGTGTCTCGCTTATCGCCCGGTTTTGCTTCATTCAAACGGGGTTCCAATCGGTCAAGTCGCGTTGCTTTGTCGCCAATAGATCGCAAAAACAGCGTGACCGCTTTAGGACCACCAATTTCATTTAGCACTAAGTTCGCGGCGGTGTTGTCGCTCATCAACATGGCGGCCTCACAAGCGTGTTCGATACGTGTGCTTTGTCCAGCCAGTTTATCCATCACCGGAGACCAAACCACAATATTGCGTTCATCGATTTTCGCTGTGGCATTTTTGTTGAGTTTGCCGCTGTCCATGTCGCTTAGCATGGTGGCACACGCTAACGTTTTGAATGTGCTCATTAATGGGAAACGTTCGTCTCCGCGATAATCCCAACGCTCGTCCGTTTGTGTATCCCAGACTGACACTCCAATTCGCCCAGATGTTTGTTTCTCGATGAGGGATATGTCTTCGTTTAATTTGGAGGCGTAACTAACAGTTGAGCAAACCATCAGCCCAACCAACAGGAATAACTTTTTCATGCGTGGTGTTCTTCGTTCTTTTGGTTTTGATTCGCACTTTGGCGATGTTAAGCAAACTATAACGAGTGAATACTCTAACCACTGTTAAATCCCTGTCGATTTTCTGTAGGATTCTGCGCAATACCTCCAAGTTTGTTATTGACCTTAGGTATATTGTGGGTTTACTCAACTTTACGAATATTGACGTTGCATTACGCTAGAAAAACTAAACTAGAGTTGTCGTCAATTTGAGAGTGATGTTCATGAAAACTGTACGAAATTTTGTATGGATGATAATTGCCGCCGTGTCTGTGTTGTGGTGGATGAGTGAACCGCAACTGCTGTCCTCGACCCAATTCTTCCAATGGCGTTCCGCGCTTATTCAATATTCTGGTGTTTTGTCGTTGGCTTTGATGTCTATTGCGATGGTGTTGGCGCTGCGCTTACCTGTGATCGAGCAATGGGTTCACGGGATGGATAAGGCCTATCGTGTGCATAAATGGCTCGGCATTGCGGGGGTTAGCCTCGGAGTCGTGCATTGGTTGACGTATAAAGTGCCAAAATGGCTGGTGTCGGCAGGAGTGCTCGAAAAACCAATCAAACACACCGGGGTTGGGCCTTCTGGGAACAACTTTGTCGGTTTAGAACTCTGGGTCAAAGAGTTGCGCGATGTGGGGCTTGGTTTGGGGGAGTGGGGTTTTTACCTGCTCTTAGCATTGCTCGTGGTGTCATTGTGGACGGTTGTTAAATACAAGCCATTTAAGTTGTCGCATCGTTTAATGGCTGCTGTGTATTTGATGATTGCTGTTCACTCCGTTTTGCTGATCAAACATGCGCACTGGGGTGAGCCAATTCATTTTGCTGCCTTGGGCTTTGCCTTGATGGGCTCTGCAGCTGCCGTTTATAGCTTGCTTGGTTTTGTCGGACGAGCAAATCGCCATCCCGCCAAAGTGGTGTCGACTCGCTACTTCCCTCAAGCGCGAGTGATGGAGCTGGTTTTGGCGCCAAGCAATAGCGGCCAAGGAAAACCTTGGCAAGGACACAAAGCTGGGCAGTTTGCTTATGTTCGTTTTGGTAATGAAGATCCGCATCCGTTTACGATTGTTTCAGGTGAGCATGAAGCAGAGGTACGCTTTTTGATCAAAGAGTTGGGTGATTTCACCACGGATTTGTACCACAGGGTTAAAATTGGTGAAGAAGTGATGGTTGAAGGCCCTTACGGACGCTTGGCGTTTGACGTCAATAAGCCGCAGATTTGGATTGCGGGTGGTGTTGGGGTCGCATCGTTCTTTGCCATCTTAGCGTCACTCAAATCGCTAAAAACGCATCCTCCTGTGCATTTGTTTTACTGCACGCGAGGTTTGGACAGTCACTTAGTGGACGAGTTGTGGAAAATGGCACGTCTTGCGCAAGTGAAGCTGAACGTGATTGATACGGCGGTGTCTCCTCGACTTAACGTAGAGCGTATCGCGAGCGAATGTGGCGATTTAGAGCGTTATGAGTTCTATTTCTGCGGGCCTGAAGCTTTTTCGCAAACACTGAAAAAAGAGTTGAATGCTTATCGCGTCGATACCAAACGTCATTACCATGAAGAGCTGTTCGTCATGCGATAGTGGCAGGGATGAACGAAACAAAAAGGAGCTGAGTGCAGCTCCTTTTGTCTTATTGTATTCATGTCTAACGTATTGTCATCATTAGATTATTTTGTTTAATCCGAAGCCTACTTATAACCTTACAACTTCACTTTTTTGACCATGCCAGCTTCTGCGTGGCCTGGAATGTTACAAGCAAACTCTACGTTGTTGTCTCCGTGGAAGTGCCACGAAATCTGTTTTGCTTTACCCGGTTCTACGGTGACAGCATTGCCTGAGTCGTGCATGTGATTACCTGACATGTTTTTCATCATCTCACGGTGCTTAAGTTGTTCTGCTGCTGAACCGATGGTGAACTCATGATCGATTTTGCCCGTGTTCATCACCACGAACTGCACGACGTCGTTCGGTTCGATTTTTACGTCTTTCTTGAAGGTGATTTTCATGTCATCGCTCAAAATTACATGGACGACTTTATCCGGTTTCGCCCCATTCGCTGGCATACCCACGGCTGACATTCCTGCCATGCCTTGCATGTTGGAGTGATCCATTTTTGAATGATCCATCGGCATCTCGTCCATGTTCATGTTATCCATCGACATCGAACCATGGTCCATTTTGCCGTGATCCATGTTGTCGTGGTTCATGTTCGAGCTATCCATTTGCGCGAATGCGCCTGCTGATACCATAGTTAGAGCAAGAGTGATAAGTGTCTTTTTCATGTTGATTTCCTTTACTATCAATGAGGTAGTGCGCCATTGCGGTTTGTACAATGGCGCTTGTTGTTTATTTCTCTGGGTTTTGAGTTTTGTTGACTTCTCGCTGCTTCCACAGCTTGAAGATTGCTGGTAACACCAGCAGAGTCAGTAGTAGGGCAGAGGCCATGCCGCCAATCATTGGTGCAGCAATGCGCTGCATGACTTGAGAGCCAGTACCTGAGCCATACATGATAGGGATAAGGCCAATGATGACCGTGAGAACCGTCATCATGACCGGACGCACACGCAGCCCCGCGCCTTCTCGAATGGCATCGGTTAAATCACCAATTTTCAGAGCTTGTTGGTTTTCTTCTGCGTGAAGTTTTTTGTGGTGCCACGCTTGGTTGAGATACACTAGCATGATGACGCCTATTTCCACCGCAACGCCAGCGAGAGCAATAAATCCGACCCCCACGGCGATGGAGAAGTTGTAGTTGAGGTAGTGCATCAACCACAAGCCACCAACCATCGCTAAAGGCAAAGTCAGCATGATGATCAGCACCTCACCCACACGGCGGAAGCTGAAGTAAAGCAACATCATGATGATCACCAAGGTTATCGGCACGACCACACTCAAGCGATCTTTCGCGCGTTCCATGTATTCGTATTGACCAGACCAAGCGAGCGAATATCCAGCCGGGAGCACCAGTTGGTCAGCCACTGCTTGCTGCGCTTCCACCACATAAGAACCA
Coding sequences within it:
- the speG gene encoding spermidine N1-acetyltransferase, with the translated sequence MKKGLKMRALERSDLRFIHELNNNRNIMAYWFEEPYESYDELEELYRKHIHDDAERRFVVEDADGILIGLVELIEINYIHRSAEFQIIIAPDHQGRGYAMEMIHRALDYSFSILNLRKIYLLVAVENEVAIHLYKKCGFIEEGHLIEEYFINGSYRDVKRMYVLKHQYQKSIEEQA
- the vmeP gene encoding efflux RND transporter periplasmic adaptor subunit VmeP, with the translated sequence MKAKYKFALVSIAISSALLSGCKTGDIATKTAQEPSVETVTLTETKITPYHTFIGRTEAVNDVDIMPRVGGELTAIHFKDGDMVEKGQLLFEIDDRPYKAALAYAKASLQKAKAQLVQTTRDAERVKKLIKDKSISEQQYDDAIAAHAAAIASVEEAKATLVSARLDLEFSSVRAPFSGRVGFSNFRVGDRISKIQLVPLVSITQIDPIRFGFDVDEKLYRRVRSAIDVAHRNDDKLDVYLTLTLSDGSLYPLDGKIYAVGNKIDLETGSIRAEAQFDNPTYALMPGEYGNLTIKLRNKTIDGLLIPSAAVQQDQAGDYVMVVGDDHVVSRRNVELGQTYGVKRAVLTGLAANEKVIVNGLQKVRPGATVKDVELQSEQG
- a CDS encoding OmpP1/FadL family transporter; its protein translation is MKNLSKIVVASSLLTCAAAQAGGLYLYETTASDIGLASAGMAARAQDASVMAANPAGLANVSGKSFSGNLIGLYGDAQLDTMTGDAGNVIGFVPMASAFYSQQVNDKWTLGIGLYGNYGLGLEYEGLLGDHLDIPTATTQALTIQPSASYRINDHWSVGAALGIQYGMYEVETKGALNFNDEDQDTQLNGRVGVLYEATPGTRLGLSYSSETEFEFDNSNSIAPQQLIFSAYHEVNDDLAVMWNVNWQDWSEYTTTLKAADLVDVETQDTYQIALGTQYKLNEKMMWNAGFAFDTSMYESQSNGDITVPTGKAYRIGTGIDYKLDSENSIGFAFEAILMESSETPRLQAGFDEPALYFMSMSYNWKN
- the vmeQ gene encoding efflux RND transporter permease subunit VmeQ, translated to MLSKFFIHRPKFALVISLAMTLMGMIALKVLPISEYPQISPTVITVSTMYPGANANVVKKTVAQPIEAKVNGVEDMIYMSSVIGNDGSYTLRIYFRVGADGDMAQVRVNNLVAQATSSLPQEVNQIGVTVKKKSSDMLGVITLRSPKQSHDSIYLSNYADLNIVERLKRIEGMSDITLLGKKDYSMRIWLNPNKLATLKLSASDVIGAIKTQNIQVAAGKIGGMPAPGDQQYQYVLQTKGRLTSAEEFENIIIRASKKGSLIRLKDVARVEVGAQGYEADGRMNNEPAAVLALYQLPTANALDVMERVKEAMKEYEKSFPDDLVYDIAYDSTEYVETSIDEVYETLVIAVLLVTFVVYVFLQNWRATIIPTLAIPVSIIATFAIMGVMGMTINTISLFGLILAIGIVVDDAIIVVENVERVIHEEHLDPIPATIQAMKEVTGPVLATTLILLAVFVPVALLPGISGRMFNQFAVTICVSVLISAINALTLTPALCALMLKSTHSQPIAPLRAFNRGFEAITRKYQGLVGFLSRRIVLSIGVYGALIAVLAFAFMTVPSSFVPNEDKGVFMVEMRLPDAAALQRTAPLMKKYVDELKQMEGVENVVSVAGFSVINMASIPNSGMLIIKLDNWSKRKDPELHQRALMNKVNQMLNSTPDAASFVFATPAIKGMGAVDGFNLVLQDNLGRSPQELAKTTADFVAQINQLPEVARAFSIFRANIPQRYIDIDRDKAISMGVPLNEIFSTLQAQLGGAYISDFNLFGRSYQVKVQAEEQYRDNIDDIDHLFVRSSSGKMVSLATLVKVKPIFGPDTLSNYNMFSSATVNGAPAPGYSSGDVVKAIEKLAAESLPSGYSYEWSGMTYQEMKAGNMAPIAFALSLLFTYLFLVAQYESWTIPAAVMMAVPVAILGAMGTLLLVGQPFDLYVQIGVVILIGMSAKVAILIVEFAKVLREEKGLSIIDAAKEAARIRFRAVQMTAFAFIWGVFPLVIASGAGAASRHSLGFAVFGGMILSTFVGTLLTPVFFVMMQSLREKFKRKKPTELEVSEQ